One genomic window of Mucilaginibacter sp. SJ includes the following:
- a CDS encoding TolC family protein: MKKHKYFLALLVLNLTLNLHSNSYAQTAVDSISGPVSLKQAIDFALHNQPTVRQASIDEQINERDIKIGLSAWLPQVNGSGLYNYYYKGSPQAGASGANIPSNAGSIRNLSTLGVTASQVLYNNDVFLASRAKRYSREYYKQNTLSSQIDVVSDVSKAFFDVLLSGKQLDITNEDIIRLQRSLKDAKSRYTAGVSDPTDYKQATIALNNSLATRKQTEEAIKSKTALLKQIMGVGAATPLSLSYDSSRYEQEASIDTLQSLNVNNRIEYRLLETTKALNNLNVNYYRFGFLPSLSAVGSYQHAYFSHDLGDLYNKSFPTGYVGLTLAVPIFQGTKRLQNLAKARLQVERTDLDLMNTKNSIYTEYTQALAAYKSNYTSYQLIRENVTLAKDVYKVVSLQYREGVKTYLDVIVSQADLRTAELSYYNALFNLLSSKIDLQRALGILPVQQP, encoded by the coding sequence ATGAAAAAACACAAGTACTTTTTGGCGCTTCTTGTACTTAATTTAACATTGAATTTACATAGCAATAGTTATGCCCAAACTGCCGTCGATAGCATTAGTGGCCCGGTTTCGCTGAAACAGGCTATCGATTTTGCTTTACATAACCAGCCAACAGTAAGGCAGGCTTCCATTGATGAACAGATCAATGAACGTGATATTAAAATTGGCCTGTCGGCCTGGCTGCCACAGGTGAACGGCTCGGGCCTCTATAATTATTATTATAAGGGCAGCCCGCAGGCCGGTGCGTCTGGTGCCAACATCCCCAGCAACGCGGGCAGTATCCGCAACCTTTCAACCCTGGGGGTTACAGCCTCACAGGTATTATATAACAACGATGTATTTCTTGCTTCAAGGGCTAAAAGATATTCGCGCGAGTACTATAAACAGAACACCTTAAGCAGCCAGATTGATGTGGTAAGCGATGTCAGCAAAGCTTTTTTTGATGTTTTGTTATCCGGCAAACAACTGGACATTACTAATGAGGACATCATCAGGTTACAACGAAGCCTGAAGGATGCCAAAAGCAGGTATACCGCCGGTGTATCCGATCCTACGGATTATAAGCAGGCAACCATCGCTCTAAATAATTCATTAGCTACCCGTAAACAAACCGAAGAAGCCATCAAAAGTAAAACTGCTTTATTAAAGCAGATCATGGGCGTAGGCGCGGCCACACCGTTAAGCCTTTCTTATGATTCGAGCCGGTATGAGCAGGAGGCCAGTATTGATACTTTACAATCGCTCAATGTAAATAACCGGATCGAATACCGTTTGCTTGAAACAACAAAGGCGCTCAATAATCTCAACGTAAATTACTACCGCTTTGGGTTTTTGCCTTCATTATCGGCGGTAGGGAGTTACCAGCATGCATACTTCAGTCATGATTTAGGTGATTTGTATAATAAGTCTTTCCCTACAGGTTATGTTGGCTTAACGCTGGCTGTACCTATTTTCCAGGGCACGAAGCGCCTGCAAAACCTTGCTAAAGCCAGGCTGCAGGTTGAACGTACCGACCTGGACCTGATGAATACAAAAAATAGTATTTATACGGAATACACCCAGGCACTGGCGGCATATAAAAGCAATTATACCAGCTACCAGCTCATTCGCGAAAATGTAACACTTGCAAAAGATGTATATAAGGTGGTAAGCCTGCAATACCGCGAGGGGGTAAAAACCTACCTCGACGTAATTGTATCGCAGGCAGATCTGCGTACTGCCGAACTGAGCTATTATAATGCCCTGTTCAATTTGCTCAGCAGTAAAATTGACCTGCAAAGGGCCCTTGGGATCCTGCCTGTTCAGCAACCATAA
- a CDS encoding efflux RND transporter periplasmic adaptor subunit codes for MKHTYIYWLAPAALLTWASCGKPQKGGPAAMPPTPVYLADAKTAEAVYYDKYQGIVVSVNTVELRSQVPGFVTGIFFKEGDVVQKGKVLYEIDKRKYQAAFDQAKANVLSAEANLVKAQKDIDRYNMLLKSDAIARQTVDQAQATYETNKSQVAVAKAALESARTDLSYATITAPFTGRIGISQVRLGTQVAAGTTLMNTISAEHPIGVDVVINEQDINRFYGLQKSSTDSTFKLVLPDGSKYNKTGKVLAIDRGVSNQTGSIRVRIQFPNEDDVLKDGMSCVLQVLNSQSGERVQIPFKAVTEQMGEFFVFATRDTVVKDTAADKSVKDRRDTIARQVKVKLGPRINEDVVIMSGIKQGDKVITDGFQRLRDGGRVTTGSAAPAGAAPKK; via the coding sequence ATGAAACATACATATATATATTGGTTAGCCCCTGCAGCACTTTTAACATGGGCATCATGCGGTAAACCTCAAAAGGGCGGGCCGGCGGCCATGCCTCCAACCCCAGTATACCTTGCCGATGCTAAAACAGCCGAAGCGGTATACTATGATAAATACCAGGGTATTGTGGTTTCGGTAAACACTGTCGAACTGCGCAGCCAGGTGCCGGGTTTTGTAACCGGTATATTTTTTAAAGAGGGCGATGTTGTGCAAAAGGGCAAAGTATTGTATGAAATAGATAAACGCAAATACCAGGCAGCTTTTGACCAGGCCAAAGCTAATGTGCTAAGCGCCGAGGCCAATTTGGTTAAAGCGCAAAAAGACATTGACAGGTATAACATGCTGCTTAAGAGCGATGCCATTGCCCGCCAGACAGTGGATCAGGCACAGGCTACCTACGAAACTAATAAAAGCCAGGTTGCTGTTGCCAAAGCTGCGCTCGAGTCGGCCCGAACCGATTTATCATATGCTACCATCACCGCGCCTTTTACAGGGCGTATAGGGATCTCGCAGGTGAGGCTTGGAACACAGGTTGCAGCAGGTACCACATTGATGAACACCATATCGGCCGAGCACCCTATAGGTGTTGATGTGGTGATCAACGAGCAGGACATCAACCGCTTTTATGGCCTTCAAAAATCAAGTACCGACAGTACTTTTAAACTGGTGCTGCCCGATGGAAGTAAATACAACAAGACAGGTAAAGTACTGGCGATTGACAGGGGCGTTAGCAACCAAACCGGCAGCATCAGGGTGAGGATCCAGTTTCCGAACGAGGATGATGTGCTGAAGGATGGCATGAGCTGTGTTTTGCAGGTGCTGAACAGCCAATCGGGCGAGCGCGTGCAGATTCCGTTTAAAGCGGTGACCGAGCAAATGGGCGAGTTTTTTGTATTTGCCACAAGAGATACCGTTGTAAAAGATACCGCCGCCGATAAATCGGTTAAAGACAGGCGGGATACGATTGCCAGGCAGGTGAAAGTAAAATTAGGACCGCGCATCAATGAGGATGTGGTGATAATGAGTGGCATAAAACAAGGCGATAAAGTAATCACCGACGGATTTCAGCGTTTGCGCGATGGGGGCAGGGTAACTACCGGATCAGCAGCGCCCGCAGGTGCAGCACCTAAAAAATAA
- a CDS encoding efflux RND transporter permease subunit, which produces MIADTFIKRPVTAIVISLVILIVGILSISSLPIGQYPDITPPTVSVSGNYVGADALTVEQTVATPVEVQVNGVPGMTYLQSNSSSNGQMSMTVNFDVGTDINIAALDVQNRVGIALPTLPQEVQRLGMVVRKRNPSILMLVAMYSPNGSHDVTFTDNYTNVFIKDAVLRTKGVGDVVTRADDFSMRLWLNPDKLAALGMSAADVTTALQEQNAQVAAGTVGATPQLKGQTFEYSVIVKGRLSKPEEFGNVVVKTQPNNGGVVHLKDVARIELGKFNYSGNSFVDGKRASYLLVYQAPNSNSLETADNVYATMEELKKSFPKDIDYVVPFEAVTVVKVSVSEVIETLVIALVLVIIVVFLFLQSWRTTLIPVLAIPVSIIGTFIFFIPLNFTINTLTLFGFVLAIGIVVDDAIVVVEAVQHYMDEEGMTPKEATKHAMADISAPVIAIALILAAVFVPVGFVPGIVGRLYQQFAITIAISVLISAFVALSLTPALCTLLLKPHKIDEKSGGLDRFFFKFNTWFTRVTGKYRNTVDKSIKNSRYVIIVLVCIIIGAILLFRSKPSGFIPLEDDGRVYITFDLPEASATGRTVDVLHNMMKTLDSVPEIAHYAALGGLNAISFASKSNSATIFVQLKPWDERKEKSQQITALVGRLNQKLAKYKEANVVVIQPPAIPGLGSTGGFSFILEEKQAGGDIKVFEKTLRSFLGAINQRKEIARAFSFFTASTPAYQLTVDREKAKKLGVAISDINNALQTYLGSTYINDFTIYGRNFRVVAQADTSYRTNVQNIGQYFVRNSSGAMVPLSTLTSYKVIENSPLISHYNLFRSAEINGSTKPGYSSGDAITALRETAAQVLPQGYGYEFSGLSREELLSGSKTVYIFALSIGFVFLFLAALYESWSVPFSVLLSVPLGAFGAILFLTFWPDLTNNVYAQIGLITLIGLAAKNAILIVEFAKERVDSGMELEKATLEAVRLRLRPIIMTSMAFILGVVPLMISSGAGAEARKTIGWTVFGGMLTATSLAIFIVPVLFYLITKMAYGKEKLAELEKNYDPKKHGPEA; this is translated from the coding sequence ATGATCGCAGATACTTTTATAAAACGACCGGTTACCGCTATTGTAATATCATTAGTGATATTGATAGTGGGTATCCTGTCAATAAGCAGCCTGCCTATAGGCCAGTACCCTGATATTACACCTCCAACTGTATCAGTTAGCGGCAACTACGTTGGGGCTGATGCGTTAACCGTTGAGCAAACAGTGGCTACGCCGGTTGAGGTGCAAGTGAACGGTGTACCCGGCATGACTTACCTGCAAAGTAACAGCAGCAGCAACGGGCAAATGAGCATGACCGTTAACTTTGATGTAGGGACCGACATCAATATCGCCGCGCTCGATGTGCAAAACCGTGTGGGCATTGCCCTGCCAACCTTACCGCAGGAAGTACAGCGTTTGGGTATGGTGGTGCGTAAACGTAACCCCAGTATATTAATGCTCGTGGCAATGTACAGCCCTAATGGCAGTCACGATGTTACTTTCACCGATAACTATACCAACGTATTTATAAAAGACGCCGTTTTACGTACCAAGGGTGTGGGCGATGTTGTTACCCGTGCCGACGATTTTAGTATGCGTCTCTGGCTGAATCCCGATAAGCTTGCTGCTTTAGGTATGAGCGCTGCCGATGTAACTACGGCCCTGCAGGAACAAAACGCGCAGGTGGCTGCAGGTACGGTAGGTGCAACACCGCAATTAAAAGGACAAACCTTTGAGTACTCCGTAATTGTAAAAGGCCGTTTAAGTAAACCCGAAGAGTTTGGAAACGTTGTTGTTAAAACCCAGCCTAACAATGGCGGAGTAGTACACCTTAAAGATGTTGCCAGGATTGAACTTGGTAAATTCAACTATTCCGGTAATTCATTTGTTGACGGTAAAAGGGCGTCGTACCTGCTGGTTTACCAGGCTCCTAACAGTAACTCGCTCGAAACAGCCGACAATGTTTATGCCACTATGGAAGAGCTTAAAAAGAGCTTCCCAAAAGATATTGATTATGTAGTACCTTTTGAAGCCGTAACCGTGGTAAAAGTGTCGGTAAGCGAGGTTATTGAAACGCTTGTTATCGCACTTGTACTGGTAATTATTGTAGTGTTCCTGTTTTTACAAAGCTGGCGTACAACACTCATCCCTGTATTAGCTATCCCGGTGTCTATTATCGGTACGTTTATCTTTTTTATCCCGCTTAATTTTACGATCAACACCTTAACACTGTTTGGTTTTGTACTGGCCATTGGTATTGTGGTGGATGATGCTATTGTAGTGGTGGAGGCAGTTCAGCATTATATGGACGAAGAAGGAATGACACCTAAAGAAGCTACCAAACACGCTATGGCCGATATCTCGGCGCCGGTAATTGCCATTGCCCTGATCCTTGCGGCAGTGTTTGTACCGGTAGGCTTTGTACCGGGTATAGTAGGGCGGTTGTATCAACAGTTTGCCATTACCATTGCTATATCGGTATTGATCTCGGCTTTTGTGGCGCTGTCGTTAACTCCGGCATTGTGTACCTTGTTATTAAAACCACACAAGATCGATGAGAAATCGGGCGGATTGGATAGGTTCTTTTTTAAGTTTAATACATGGTTTACCCGTGTAACCGGCAAATATCGTAATACAGTTGATAAGAGCATTAAGAATTCAAGATACGTGATCATTGTACTGGTGTGTATTATTATTGGCGCGATATTGTTGTTCAGAAGCAAACCATCAGGGTTTATCCCGCTGGAAGACGATGGCCGTGTGTATATCACTTTTGATTTGCCTGAAGCTTCAGCAACAGGCCGTACAGTAGATGTATTGCATAATATGATGAAAACGCTTGACAGCGTGCCTGAAATAGCCCATTACGCAGCCTTGGGAGGTTTAAATGCCATCAGCTTTGCAAGTAAATCAAACAGTGCAACCATATTTGTGCAGCTTAAACCCTGGGATGAGCGTAAAGAAAAATCGCAGCAGATAACTGCGTTGGTTGGTCGTTTAAATCAAAAATTAGCTAAATATAAGGAAGCCAATGTGGTGGTAATTCAACCACCTGCAATCCCTGGTTTGGGTAGTACGGGCGGTTTCTCCTTCATTTTAGAAGAAAAACAAGCCGGCGGGGACATCAAAGTATTTGAAAAAACACTTCGTTCGTTTTTGGGGGCCATTAATCAGCGTAAGGAAATTGCAAGGGCGTTCTCCTTCTTCACGGCAAGTACACCGGCCTATCAGTTAACTGTCGACAGGGAGAAAGCCAAAAAGCTCGGTGTGGCTATCTCTGATATCAACAACGCGCTGCAAACATATTTAGGCAGTACTTATATCAACGATTTTACCATCTATGGGCGTAACTTCAGGGTGGTGGCCCAGGCCGATACCAGCTACCGTACCAATGTGCAAAACATAGGGCAGTATTTTGTTCGCAACTCCTCCGGCGCTATGGTACCACTGAGTACGTTAACCTCATACAAAGTAATAGAAAACTCGCCGCTGATATCGCATTATAACCTGTTCCGTTCGGCCGAGATCAATGGCAGTACCAAACCGGGCTATAGCAGTGGTGACGCTATTACCGCCCTGCGGGAAACAGCCGCGCAGGTGTTGCCGCAAGGTTATGGCTACGAGTTTTCGGGCCTGAGCCGTGAGGAATTATTGTCGGGCTCTAAAACGGTTTACATCTTCGCGTTGTCAATCGGGTTCGTGTTCCTGTTCCTGGCGGCATTGTATGAGAGCTGGTCGGTGCCTTTCTCCGTATTATTGTCGGTACCGTTGGGCGCATTTGGGGCTATCCTGTTCCTTACTTTCTGGCCCGATCTGACCAATAACGTATATGCCCAAATTGGTTTGATAACGCTGATAGGCCTGGCGGCCAAAAACGCCATCCTGATTGTGGAGTTTGCCAAGGAACGTGTAGACTCGGGTATGGAACTGGAAAAAGCGACGCTTGAAGCGGTACGCCTTCGTTTAAGACCTATTATCATGACGTCCATGGCCTTTATATTAGGTGTGGTGCCATTGATGATCTCATCCGGTGCCGGTGCCGAAGCCCGTAAAACCATTGGCTGGACGGTTTTTGGGGGGATGCTTACCGCTACTTCCTTAGCTATCTTCATAGTGCCCGTTTTATTTTACCTGATCACCAAAATGGCTTATGGTAAAGAAAAACTTGCCGAGCTTGAAAAAAATTATGATCCTAAAAAGCACGGACCGGAGGCCTAA
- a CDS encoding pyridoxal phosphate-dependent aminotransferase has protein sequence MSALSTRIQNLSESATIKMAKLGRELAAKGVDVISLSFGEPDFHTPEHIKEAAKQAMDKNFTYYTPVAGYPELRKAVVAKLKNENNLDYDFSEIVVSTGAKQAIANAVLCLVNPGEEVIIPTPYWVSYSEVVKLAEGKSVFINTTVDTNFKITPEQLEAAITPNTKLFMFSSPCNPTGSVYTKDELEGLAKVFEKHPHVYILSDEIYEHINFVDKHESIAQFDYIKDRVVIINGWSKAFAMTGWRIGYTASTKELAAAFDKMQGQVTSGTCSITQRAGVAAYEGGLESVLEMRAAFKKRRDIVYKLLSEIEGIKVNLPDGAFYFFPNVTSFFGKSYNGRVINDSDDLSLYLLEEGHVATVGGDSFGDPSSIRLSYAAAEDKLIEAMRRLKEALGKLA, from the coding sequence ATGAGCGCATTAAGTACCCGGATACAAAACCTGTCCGAATCTGCAACAATTAAAATGGCCAAACTGGGCCGTGAACTTGCCGCTAAAGGTGTCGACGTGATCAGCCTTAGCTTTGGCGAACCTGATTTTCATACTCCTGAACACATCAAGGAAGCCGCCAAGCAGGCCATGGACAAGAACTTCACCTACTACACACCTGTAGCAGGCTACCCTGAACTTCGTAAAGCCGTAGTTGCCAAGCTGAAGAACGAGAACAATCTTGATTATGATTTCAGCGAGATCGTAGTTTCTACAGGTGCCAAGCAGGCTATCGCCAACGCGGTGTTATGTTTGGTAAATCCCGGCGAAGAAGTGATCATCCCTACCCCTTACTGGGTTTCGTACAGCGAAGTGGTTAAACTGGCCGAAGGTAAAAGTGTTTTCATCAACACTACTGTTGATACTAACTTTAAAATCACCCCCGAGCAATTAGAAGCTGCTATTACCCCCAATACCAAACTGTTCATGTTTTCATCGCCTTGTAACCCTACCGGTAGTGTTTACACTAAAGATGAACTGGAAGGTTTAGCTAAAGTATTTGAAAAACATCCACATGTTTACATCCTGAGTGATGAGATTTACGAACACATCAACTTTGTTGACAAACACGAGTCCATCGCTCAGTTTGACTATATTAAAGATCGCGTGGTGATCATCAACGGCTGGTCAAAAGCCTTTGCCATGACTGGCTGGCGCATTGGCTACACAGCCAGCACTAAAGAATTGGCCGCTGCCTTTGATAAAATGCAGGGCCAGGTAACTTCCGGTACCTGTTCAATCACTCAGCGTGCCGGCGTGGCCGCTTACGAAGGTGGTTTGGAAAGCGTGCTTGAAATGCGCGCCGCATTCAAAAAGCGCCGCGACATTGTTTATAAATTACTGAGCGAAATAGAAGGCATTAAGGTAAACCTGCCAGATGGGGCATTCTACTTTTTCCCTAACGTTACCTCTTTCTTCGGTAAAAGCTACAATGGCCGCGTGATCAACGACTCGGATGATTTAAGCCTTTACCTGCTTGAAGAAGGCCACGTAGCCACCGTGGGCGGCGATTCATTCGGTGACCCGTCTTCTATCCGTTTATCATATGCCGCGGCCGAAGATAAGCTGATAGAAGCGATGAGAAGGTTAAAAGAAGCGTTGGGTAAATTAGCATAA
- a CDS encoding cation diffusion facilitator family transporter has translation MNQQKRIILISLITGIVLMLAKFGAYFLTASNFVLTDAAESIVNVIASSFAFYSIYLSALPRDENHPYGHGKVEFFSVFVEGSLIGIAGCIIIVKSVHSLFFPNIIHDLFTGAIIIGATGAVNGALGYYMIRKGKELHSLTLDADGRHLLADTVTSVGLVVGLLLIEFTRILWLDSALSILVGLYIVYSSYKLVRKSVGGLMDEADFQVVTNIVNVLSEKRREAWIDVHNLRAQKYGHELHIDCHMTLPNYFDLNTVHTEISLVDKMINKDMGIKTELFIHADPCVPNCCHYCSMPNCPIRSEAKTETIAWTMEKVVRNKKHFE, from the coding sequence TTGAATCAACAAAAAAGGATCATATTAATTTCGCTGATAACGGGGATTGTGCTGATGCTGGCGAAATTTGGCGCATACTTTTTAACAGCCTCCAATTTTGTACTTACCGATGCCGCCGAAAGTATTGTAAATGTAATTGCAAGCTCATTTGCCTTTTACAGTATTTACCTGTCGGCCTTGCCGCGCGATGAAAACCACCCTTACGGGCATGGTAAGGTAGAGTTTTTTTCTGTCTTTGTTGAAGGTTCACTGATCGGTATTGCCGGCTGTATCATCATTGTAAAATCTGTTCACAGTCTTTTCTTCCCTAATATTATTCACGATCTGTTTACCGGTGCTATTATTATAGGTGCTACCGGTGCAGTGAACGGAGCGCTTGGTTATTATATGATCCGCAAAGGGAAAGAACTTCATTCCCTTACGCTCGATGCCGACGGTCGCCACTTGCTGGCCGATACCGTTACCAGCGTAGGCCTGGTGGTAGGTTTATTGCTGATTGAATTTACCAGGATTTTATGGTTGGATAGTGCGTTGTCCATATTGGTTGGCTTATATATAGTGTACAGCAGTTACAAACTGGTACGTAAATCGGTTGGGGGATTAATGGATGAGGCTGATTTTCAGGTGGTAACCAATATCGTGAACGTTTTAAGTGAAAAACGTCGCGAGGCCTGGATAGATGTACATAATCTGCGCGCGCAGAAATATGGCCATGAACTGCATATTGACTGTCACATGACGCTGCCAAACTATTTTGATCTGAACACAGTACATACCGAAATATCATTGGTTGATAAGATGATCAATAAGGATATGGGCATCAAAACGGAGCTTTTTATTCATGCCGACCCTTGTGTGCCCAATTGCTGCCACTACTGCAGTATGCCCAATTGCCCTATCCGGTCGGAAGCAAAAACCGAAACAATAGCCTGGACAATGGAAAAGGTTGTACGTAATAAAAAACACTTTGAATAA
- a CDS encoding NUDIX domain-containing protein: MEYFNVRVYGLLLNDDDELLISDEQEYGVRFSKFPGGGLELGEGLIDGLKREFMEECNIEIEVVGHFYTTDFAVKSAFNNSQVISVYYLVRSITPVNLNIKAVAFDFDGEGEVLQAFRWVPLTALSVADFEFPTDKRVVELLQNEL; the protein is encoded by the coding sequence ATGGAATACTTTAATGTAAGGGTTTACGGTCTGCTGCTGAACGATGATGATGAATTGCTCATAAGCGATGAACAGGAATATGGTGTGCGTTTTTCAAAGTTCCCGGGCGGAGGTCTGGAACTTGGTGAGGGCCTGATTGACGGGCTTAAACGCGAGTTTATGGAAGAGTGTAATATTGAGATTGAAGTTGTAGGCCATTTTTATACTACTGATTTTGCCGTAAAATCGGCATTTAACAACTCCCAGGTGATCAGTGTATATTATTTAGTGCGAAGTATTACCCCGGTTAATTTGAATATAAAGGCCGTTGCATTTGATTTTGACGGGGAAGGAGAGGTGCTGCAGGCTTTTAGATGGGTACCGCTTACTGCGTTGAGCGTGGCCGATTTTGAATTCCCGACAGATAAACGTGTGGTTGAACTTTTACAGAACGAGCTATGA
- the bioA gene encoding adenosylmethionine--8-amino-7-oxononanoate transaminase, giving the protein MSLTERDLKVIWHPYTQMKTAKPPVGIVRGEGALLFDEEGKQYIDAVSSWWVNIHGHAHPYIAQKVSEQLHKLEHVIFAGFTHEGAVELAERLLAILPANQKKAFYSDNGSTAVEVAIKMCLQYWLNKGDQRTKVIAFNNAYHGDTFGAMAVSGRSAFTKAFDSLLFEVEFIDIPNKENIESLKSQISDLKSHTACFIFEPLVQGSAGMIMYEAEYLNELMAHCRKEEVMLIADEVFTGFGRTGKPFATNHVGIEPDIMCFSKGLTGGTMALGLTTCTQQIYDAFLSDDKLKTLFHGHSFTANPIACASALASLDLFQQPETAENIARIKAAHTAFADKIRNRPKIKTVRQTGTILAMEWETGDNTSYFSSLRDKLYHYFLAAGVILRPLGNVIYILPPYCITNEQLSYVYSKIEQALEEL; this is encoded by the coding sequence ATGAGCCTTACCGAAAGGGATTTAAAAGTAATATGGCACCCCTATACCCAAATGAAAACCGCGAAACCGCCTGTGGGCATTGTACGCGGCGAAGGAGCGCTGTTATTTGATGAAGAAGGAAAACAATACATTGATGCAGTATCTTCATGGTGGGTAAACATCCACGGGCATGCGCATCCTTATATTGCCCAAAAGGTATCAGAGCAGCTTCACAAACTGGAACATGTGATTTTTGCAGGCTTTACCCACGAAGGCGCCGTTGAGTTGGCGGAACGGCTGTTAGCAATTCTACCGGCCAACCAAAAAAAAGCTTTTTACTCGGATAACGGTTCAACTGCTGTTGAGGTAGCCATAAAAATGTGCCTGCAATATTGGTTAAATAAAGGTGATCAGCGCACTAAGGTCATCGCCTTTAATAATGCTTACCATGGCGATACCTTCGGTGCTATGGCTGTAAGCGGCCGCAGCGCGTTTACCAAAGCGTTTGATAGCTTGCTTTTTGAGGTGGAATTTATCGATATACCTAACAAAGAAAATATCGAAAGTCTCAAATCTCAAATCTCAGATCTCAAATCTCACACGGCCTGCTTTATTTTTGAACCGCTGGTACAAGGATCGGCAGGTATGATCATGTACGAGGCTGAATATTTGAATGAATTAATGGCTCACTGCCGCAAGGAAGAAGTGATGCTGATTGCTGATGAGGTGTTTACCGGTTTTGGTCGTACGGGTAAACCCTTCGCCACAAATCATGTGGGTATTGAGCCCGATATCATGTGTTTCTCTAAAGGCCTTACAGGTGGTACCATGGCCCTGGGCTTAACTACCTGCACACAGCAAATTTATGACGCCTTTTTATCGGATGATAAGTTGAAAACCCTTTTTCATGGGCATTCGTTTACGGCTAATCCCATAGCCTGTGCTTCGGCGCTGGCAAGTCTTGATCTGTTTCAACAACCTGAAACAGCAGAGAATATTGCCCGGATCAAAGCCGCTCATACTGCATTTGCTGATAAGATCCGCAATCGCCCTAAAATAAAAACGGTGAGGCAAACCGGCACTATCCTGGCTATGGAGTGGGAAACCGGCGATAATACCTCGTACTTCAGTTCGCTCAGGGATAAGCTTTACCATTATTTTTTAGCCGCCGGAGTTATATTGCGCCCCCTGGGGAACGTTATTTATATTTTACCGCCATATTGCATTACTAATGAGCAACTCAGTTATGTTTACAGCAAAATTGAGCAGGCTCTTGAAGAATTATAA